The DNA window ACGAAACTTGCTGAGATTAAGGGACACCAGAACTGGGTGAAAGTTAGTGGTGATTATCTTACGTTTCCTGGTGGTGGAACCCAGTTTAAACATGGAGCACTTCATTATATTGATTTCATACAACAGGTTGGATTTTCTAACTACTGCAGTTTTTGGcaacacatttattatttaatctaaataactGTGCTGATTTGAATTAAGTTTATTATGATAACTGTCATCTAAAAtcacttaactatttaaattcagctcaaattataattaagctGAAAAATGTGGCTTAATTTCATAAGCTATGAATGTCTTAAATCTGCAAAATAGTAAGATCGTACAGAAGACAACTTTGACCTCTGGCTTGCTTTACTATAACTACTTCCCTACATTAGATCCTCAATTTATCAAATGAACTTGCATCAGGcacttaaaattttgatattttcttttGGTTTATTCGGCATTTATTTTACACACTTGACTAATTCGACACTTAGAATTAGGCATTCGACgttcaacacttaattttcagttttaacaCACCCTAAGTGTGTGATCAATTcttaaatgaattgtttttgaGTGCTTTGAAACTGTTTGTCTCCCTTTGACTAGAATTAAAAATTCCAATGTACACTTTTAGCATGATGGATACATATACTTTTTGTTTTCTGCAGTCTGTACCTGATATTGGTTGGGGAAAGCGATCTCGGGTGGTATTAGATGTTGGGTGTGGGGTTGCTAGCTTTGGAGGCTATCTCTTTGATAAAGATGTGCTCACCATGTCTGTGGCCCCGAAAGATGAACATGAAGCACAAGTTCAATTTGCACTTGAAAGAGGCATCCCTGCTATATCTGCAGTAATGGGCACCAAGAGACTTCCATACCCTGCAAGAGTATTTGATGTTGTCCATTGTGCTCGTTGTAGGGTCCCCTGGCACATTGAAGGTActctcttgattttttttattacggTTTCGATAATCTTCTTAGTTGACTTTGGAACTTAAGCTTTTATGATACTTGTTTCTTAAGTGTTTTCAGCTTTAAACACAAGAATTCCACGATTCCTATTTGTCTTTAATATGTGGAGGGATTTATCTGCACAATTTGCTAATTTCTTTGCATAACCAATTGAGCCTAGTTAGAAACTGGTATTTTATCACAATCAAGATCCTATTGAATAATTGTCAAAAGTTCAAACTGAAAGTGATTTTTTTCGTTTGGTTAAGATATTTCTAGGGCCTTGTTAGGTTTGGATTATTTGTGTTTAATCTCGAATAACACACCACTGAATCATCCACCCCCATCAATAACATGATTCAAATCATAAACCAAAATATcctgtttatttattatttatgtacaCCCTTAATGTCCTTTTAcctaaataatcaattttaataacCTACACTGGACAAGGTTATATGAAAACAACCCTCTggttatccaaataacccaagTTTGAACAATGCCTAAATCATGATCTGGATCATATAGTACGATTTTTCTTGTAACCATTGAACGCTTCTTGcgcttattttttttctatgaaagttgatctttttcaaaaaaagattatatagtacaatttttgtttatttggcatacaaattattttctagacCATGATTCAAATTGTagtgtaactttttttttatttacttcggtattatgacattttttttttctagaagatcctgattatattatttttctaaatcattgtgatttatgataatatttttctgaatatataacaaaacaacTCGTTACTTCATGCAGGCGGTAAACTACTGTTGGAGCTGAACCGATTACTTCGGCCTGGAGGCTACTTTGTGTGGTCTGCTACACCTGTTTACCAAAAACTTACAGAAGATGTTGAGATCTGGGAAGGTAGATGATTATATTAGTACAGTATATTATCGTTTCCTTGACAGTAATtcaattgttgttgttgttaacACCATATGTTACATGTGATCTTACTTTGCAATTCAATTGTTGTTGTTATTAACACCATATGTTACATGTGATTTTACTTTGCAGCCATGAAACAGCTAACAAAGGGAATGTGTTGGGAAGTGGTTTCAATAACGAAAGACAGAGTAAATGGAGTTGGTATAGCAATATATCAGAAGCCTATGACAAACGAATGCTATGGACAAAGATCAGAAGATAAACCTCCACTCTGCCATGAATCTGATGATCCAAATGCAGCCTGGTATGTTCACGTATTTCCTTATTCTCACCGTTTACTGTaataaaataaggaaaaaaaaggcatgttttgtaattttcaattttaaccATCGTACTTTACCAATGTAATTGTGATCGTCATGAAATACCACTTAAAAATGGTGTGTTATGTATATAAACACAGGAGTGTACCATTGCAAGCGTGTATGCACAAATTACCAACTGATGCGACAGAACGAGGATCTCAGTGGCCAGAGCAATGGTCAGAGAGGTTAACGAAGACACCTTATTGGTTATTGGGTTCTCAAATTGGAGTGTATGGCAAACCAGCACCGGAGGATTTCACAGCAGATCATGAACATTGGAAGCGGGTGGTGAACAAGTCATATCTTGGAGGAATGGGAATTAATTGGTCCACTGTGAGGAATGTGATGGACATGAAAGCTATTTATGGAGGGCCGAGGGTATGCATGTAattaaaattctttattttcttttgtactTGGGaatattattaaactttatattattgttaggtTTGCTGCTGCTCTAAAGGAGTTGAACGTATGGGTGATGAATGTTGTCCCAATAGACTCCCCAGATACACTTCCAATTATCTTCGAGTGAGGTTTATTCGGAACGTATCATGATTGGTGCGAGTCGTTCAGTACTTATCCTAGATCATACGATCTTCTTCACGCCGATCATCTATTCTCAAAGATCAAGAGAAAGTATGTATCTTTTTGCTACTTGTTTGTGTTTTTCTTCCTTACAGAAaaccaggggcggagccaagtgCAAGCTGGCCCGGGCTGTAGTCCGGGTAGCCttatgtattttatcaataacgacggtaaattaccgtcgtcattggttattttccgtcgctaaaaggttatttttcgtcgctaaaaggcattggtgacagcaaactataaaactagcccggatagatttttttaataaaaaattagcccgggtaggtttcaaatcctggctTCGCCCCTGCAGAAAACTAAGTTggtatttattaatattgtacATTATACAGATGCAACTTCATGGCTTTGGTAGCTGAAACAGACCGTATACTTAGACCGGAAGGAAAGCTGATAGTGCGGGACCATGTAGATATAATAAGCGAACTGGAGAGTTTGTTTAGAGCAATGCAATGGGAGATAAGATTGACGTACTCTAACGACAATGAAGGTCTGCTTTGCGTTCAGAAGACAATGTGGCGCCCGAATGAGATGGAGACAATCACTTATGCCATTGCTGCTTGAAAGATAAAACAAACAATTGTGTTCCTAATTGTATTGTATTCCTTCCTTAGAGAAATCCCTACAAGATCAGACCAATCTTCTTATTGGCTATAGCTAGATTAATTAGCTGTGTCATCCCTTTTTTTGATATTGAAAGTAGTTGCGAATGGGGAAgataaatatatcatataaatGGGTGAAGAAATTGTGAAGAGTAGAACAATCAGCTCTGTAATGATTCTGGgtaaaaacaaacaaatcagACCATGTGAAATATGAGTATTTCTTCCTACTACTGCAGCACAttctttgatttgttttttgtCCATCTTTGATTTCCTCCTCTGGTGGCCTCACCACCTTACATTCTCTGGGAGATGAGAAGAAAACCACTGCCCTGTGTACGCAGTTCTTGTATTTCCCATTTGTTAATGCATGTagtatatattaaacaaatctATCAAAACCATTACTCTCGATAATAGCCAGCCAACGAAACTTACCATGAAAGTGTTGCCGATGTTGATTTCAAAAGTGTCAGGGTGGAATGGTTTGCGGTTCCAAGAGTGAAACCTGGGGTTGGTAGTAATTCCATCTCATAGACCTTCCATCCTCCAAGAATCTCCTATAGCTtgtaaatctatttttaaaaattaaaggagaactagcatgaaaACCCACAACTATGTCCTttgcttaaactcaaagcgtttTTAGATGTAATCGAACTCgtaacattttatcttttaaaccGACTCTTACCATTAAGCTACCTTAGTAGGGTATGTAAGATCTACTTTTATTCTCAATAGTTCGCCATTGCTTTACAGTACTTCTGGAATACCCATCTAACATCCATTCAAACATCAGACTTATAACAAACACATGCAAATTAATCTTATACATATATACGTTACATgattcattaaataataatatatagataatttaatttaaatggtAAAAGGTTACGGATTCGATTCCCatcaaaattgttttaaatggaAGCGGATGGTCATGGTTGTAGGTGTACTAACTAATAACTAAGATAATTTAACACTGTGGGTGATGATATAACTAAATAGATAATTTcacataattataataactctTATTCTTATTGTGTtttgacaaaaacaaatataaaaatctacAAGAATCAGAGTGGCGCAGCGGAAGCGTGGTGGGCCCATAACCCACAGGTCCCAGGATCGAAACCTGGCTCTGATATTTTATTcgatcattttatttatttttattgtaaacaACCAAAACAAAAGCCTTAACTTACCCTCTTGAAATTCATTACCTAGTTTAACAGATTTTCATTTGAAGTAATCCACAAGCACTTGGATATTGTCATTTTGATGGAATTGAAATGAGAATGTTTCTTTCCAAGGAAGCATAGAATCATTTCGGTTAGACCTAGTTTAACAAATTTTCATTTGAAGTAGTCCACAAACACTTGGGTATTGTCATTTTGATGGAATTGAAATGAGAATGTTTCTTTCCAAGGAAGCATAGAAGCATATCGGTTAGAATGGGCATAAGTATATTCCCAATTGGTACTCGGGATCCTTTGAGCATTGAGCTTCTCATTTATCTGGCAATTAAAGAAGTCACTAGATAATTTGTGGGCAGATTTAATTAGACTACATCAATTCCATGGTTGATCACTTGGAAGAGGCCATGGCTAAGACAAGCCTCTTTAATAAGCCTTACACATTCCTTGGTTGTTTCTTCATCACCTTTGAAGTAGCAATCTAGGTCAGCCATAGTCTGCTTTAGCTCCTCTTGGGAGATAACTGGATCCCGTCTTGTGATCGGCCAAACGAATTTTGAAGGCAAAGGAATTAGAATCATAAGGGAAAAAGTTATTTTCTATTACTTTTGCTTCTTTTTTAGTGAGTTCCATTAGAGAAGGGGTGCATGGAAGTGATGAGATTTATTTTTCCCTTTATGGGGAAGAGACAGAATTCTCACGCATCTATTTATATACATCTTCATGTGTATTACATGAAATTGTATCTAAAACTGAGCATATTTGTGGCCCTACCAATAGAACATTGCACGGgctaataaaatattcatatttgttCACAAATAAAACTCTATATAATGgaaaggtcatttaaacatatatttatatattggcTCAAATGTCAATCTAGAAAAGAATAAAATGTGTATTTTCATCTCTTAGAAAATGTAAATCCCTTCTCCCTAAGCAACTCATGGACAATGGTAGAGGATCCCATGAATGACATTTCGcctgaaaagaagaagaaaatatgtttaatggagTAGAATGTTACTTGTTTCATGTCTCCAATATTTTAATAGAGTAgaatgttggaattatttctaatatttgggtacatatattatttagtaatcgTGTATTAGTTGTTATCCTATCAAGATTAAAGTCCAACTAAAGTTTAAAGATTATGGGcatatttagacatctataataaatatggggatatATTTGTGTCAAAacagaaatatcatttattattctgttgatgggccgaataataaatgggtatattgtTAGTgcggaaaatattataaataagaaaataagattttattgaTAGAAATCTAAAGTAGCTGCAactcacttaattttgatattgaaaaattaatgagTGATTCTCAATTTAAAAGGATAAGATAGAAAGATCTAGAACTCAAAGTAAATACAATTCTTGACATTAAACAATGCATCTCTTgagcttcatcttcctctcACGCTTCATCTTCAACTCTTGAGCTTCATCGTCACACTTAATGTTttccaagattattaattatttattatttttaatacccCTCTTAATTAGTAATCTTGAGTTTCTTTTTGAATTTGTCGAACTTGTCAATCGAGACGGCTTTGATCATGATATATGCTGGCTGATCATTCGTCTTGATAAACTTAATGGAAATTACATCTTGAGTAACcaaatctcaaataaaatgACGTCGTAGTTCAATATGTTTGGACCACATGAAAAACGAGATTCTTTGTCATTGCAATAGCTGACATATTGTCACAATGAATAATTGTCGGCTCACATTGCTCAAACTTCATGTCCTTTAAAATTCTTTGAAGCCAAATAGCTTTACAAGCTGCATCAGTACATGCTATATACTCTACTTTGGCTGATGATAATGCCACATATTTCTGTTTTCTTGAGATATTACATTTGATCCAAGACAAAAGATATAACCGGAGTTACTTTTTCGATTATCAATCGAGCCTGCCCAATCAGTATCTGTATACCTAACCAACTTACATTCACTTTCTTTTTTGAATTCAATGTCTTGAGTTTTTGATCCTTGAAGATATCTAAGGATTCTTTTTGCGGCTGCAAAATGAATTTGACTTAGCtcatttaaaaatctaaaaagcaAGCTTACCGAATATGTGATATCCGGTCTTGTGTTGAGATAGATTAAGGAACCAATCAACTTTCtataactagttgagttagctTTCTCACCATCGTCGTTaacttgaaaattttcattcaacGCCATAGGAGTTGAGAGGGGCTTGCATTGACTCATATTGAATTTCTTGAGAAgatctttaatatatttttcttgagataGAAAGATTCTTCCTGGATTTTTCTTAACTTGTataccaagaaaatatttcatgagTCCCAAGTCTGTCatctcaaattctttcatcattgatttttaaattatgcCATCATAGCTTTGTTTGTTCCAAAAT is part of the Impatiens glandulifera chromosome 1, dImpGla2.1, whole genome shotgun sequence genome and encodes:
- the LOC124921841 gene encoding probable methyltransferase PMT26, whose amino-acid sequence is MRCRLKRRELIRRTRKARLKRSLVGTRIMINNLRTTVVTSKTEIEKKDDFDVATNKDSDGSNTQTSEGGNENKPNPNETENKSDNSDENTEEKVKQDKEESSAELFPSGPQSELLNETSTQNGAFTTQDTESKNEKESQESDGQSGYKWRLCNVTAGPDYIPCLDNLQAIKSLRSTKHYEHRERHCPEDPPTCLVPLPEGYQKSVDWPTSREKIWYHNVPHTKLAEIKGHQNWVKVSGDYLTFPGGGTQFKHGALHYIDFIQQSVPDIGWGKRSRVVLDVGCGVASFGGYLFDKDVLTMSVAPKDEHEAQVQFALERGIPAISAVMGTKRLPYPARVFDVVHCARCRVPWHIEGGKLLLELNRLLRPGGYFVWSATPVYQKLTEDVEIWEAMKQLTKGMCWEVVSITKDRVNGVGIAIYQKPMTNECYGQRSEDKPPLCHESDDPNAAWSVPLQACMHKLPTDATERGSQWPEQWSERLTKTPYWLLGSQIGVYGKPAPEDFTADHEHWKRVVNKSYLGGMGINWSTVRNVMDMKAIYGGFAAALKELNVWVMNVVPIDSPDTLPIIFE
- the LOC124921861 gene encoding uncharacterized protein LOC124921861 — encoded protein: MALNENFQVNDDGEKANSTSYRKLIGSLIYLNTRPDITYSPQKESLDIFKDQKLKTLNSKKKVNKYVALSSAKVEYIACTDAACKAIWLQRILKDMKFEQCEPTIIHCDNMSAIAMTKNLVFHVVQTY